The Spirochaetota bacterium DNA window ATTCGCTATACATAGGATTGCTGCAGCTCAAGCACCATCACTCTGATGAGGGTTTTCGCATGCTGCTGAAAAGCATCTTTTCCAGCTGAGGTTATATCCTGGATGTTTTTTCTGCCTGTCATTAAAAAAGGGCCGTTTCCCGGCGGAAAGGCCCTTTCCTGTGGAGCTGAAGGGGATCGAACCCTCGGCCTCTAGAGTGCGATTCTAGCGCTCTCCCAAACTGAGCTACAGCCCCGTGTGTAACTAATGTAAATTTATTGAAAGGCTATAAATCTGTCAATACTATTGTGCGTAAAAAAAGTGAATATACGACCCGGGATCAGTCTTTTTTCTGGAGCTCTATGGATATGCTCACCTTGTTCAGGCCGGCCTGCTTGGCCGCGTCCAGGACCTTGACGAAAAAATCCACCGACGCGCGCTTGTCTGCCTTGACGATAACGCCGTTCTTCTTGGCGTCCGTGGAATACTTGGCAAGCTCCTTGTGAAGCATCTGCTCCGTCACCTTGTTGTTGGCGACATAGATCTCGTTTTTCGCGGTCACGGACACCACCAGCGGATTTTCGCCTTTAACCTTCGTGATGGTCATCCCTTTGGGCAGGTTAACCTTGATCTTCGATTCCTGCTGGGGATTGAAAGTGTAAAGGAGGCTGAAGGTGATGAAAAAGAAAATGAACATGTTCATGACGATGTCGGTCATGGCAACCGATTCCAGGGTCAGGAACTGCTTGCTGTTGGTCTTTATCTTCATTTTTTCTTCCGTGAAGAGATGTTCTTTAATATGTGCACCAGTTTTTCGCCGTAATGGTTCATCTCCCGGGCGATGGTATTTATCCTGTTGATGTATATGCTGTAGATGATATAATAGGGTATGGCCACGCTAAGGCCGCCGGCAGTGGTGATCATCGCCTGGTAGATGCCGCCGGCGAGCTTTTCCACGGTAACGGAGGCGCCGGCCACTTCCCATGCCATGAAGGCGCCGATCAGTCCGATAATGGTGCCGAGGAACCCCATCATCGGCTCCACGCCGACGATGACCAGGAACAGGTGCATGTTCTTTTCAAGGTGCGCCACCTCCTCGTTGCCGGTATGCTCCATGAAACGCTCGATCTCGACCGGGTCCTCCCCGCGGTGGGCCAGTCCCACGCCGAGGACCCTCCCGATGGGATGCTCGGTCTTCGCGCACTCCTCAATGGCAAGGTCGGTGTGGCCCCGCTCGAGGAGGGAAAAGATATTGTCGGTGAATCTCTTCACGTCAAGACGGATTTTCCAGAGGAGCATGCCCCGCTCAACGGTCAGGCCCAGTGCAACGATGGAGCCCAGGATGATGGGGATCATGACCCATCCGCCCTTAACAATTATATTGTTCGTAAGAACATCCATGAAGATACCTCGCGGTTATATATGTCTAGTTGACATCGGCAGACGTTTTTTGTTTCAAAGAATATAGCGATGATAGTATTTCCTGTTCATGGTCCTGGACTGTTGCTTTTCGTCAAATGATTAATTGGGCGTGTCCGGTTAAAAAGTTCTTGTCAATTTTTTTCCGGGGGTTCTATCATGCGGCCGATGATGCGCCGGAGAAACAAAACAAGGCAGGTCAGGGCCGGCTCCCTCGCCATAGGCGGCGGGGCGCCGGTGTCAATACAGACCATGGCCAACGTCCCCATAGAGCGGATCGACGAGGCGATCGCCCAGGTGCGGGCCCTGGAAGCGGCAGGGGCGGAGCTCGTCCGCGTGGCCCTGCGGAGCGCGGAGGCCGCGGAGTTATTGAAGAAGCTCCTCCCGGCCGTGACGGTCCCCATCAGCGCCGACATCCATTTCGACCACCGCATCGCCCTGGCCGCGATCGACGCCGGGGTCCACAAGGTGCGCATCAACCCGGGCAACATCGGCAATCAGTCGGGTGTGCGCGAGGTGGTGGCGGCGGCGCGGGACCGCGGCGTTCCTATCCGCATCGGCGTGAACAGCGGCTCCGTGGACCGGCGAAAATTCCCGGAGGTTACGCCGGAGAGCCTGACGGCCTCCGCCATGGAGCACGTGGCGATCCTGGAGGAGAACAACTTCTCCGACATCGTGGTGTCCATCAAGTCGTCGGACATAGGGCAGACCGTGGCGGCCAACGAGCTCTTCGCGTCGACGCGGGACTACCCGGTCCACGTGGGGCTTACCGAGGCCGGATACGGCCTCTCCTGCGTGGTGCAGAGCTCCGTGGCCATTGGCCATCTCCTCATGGAGGGGATCGGCGACACCATCAGGGTGTCGATGACCGGCGATCCTGCGGAGGAAATCATCGTGGCCCGGAAGATCCTCGAGTCGGCGGGAGAGCGGCGGGCCTGGGTGCGCATCGTGGCGTGCCCCACCTGCGGCCGCACCGATCCCTCCCTCGACATCCTGGCGCTCGCAAAGGAAGTCGACGCGGCGGTGACCGCGCGATTCGAGAAGACCATGATGGAGAAGGGGCGTGCCCTCCACGTGGCTGTCATGGGGTGCGAGGTGAACGGCCCCGGCGAGGCGAAGGACGCCGACGCGGGCCTCGCCGGCATCCGCGACGGGAGGCTCCTCCTCTTCGCGAAGGGCGTCAAGGTGAGGGTGGTTGATTACCGCGACGCGGTGGCGGCGCTGGTTGCGGAGATCGAGAAGATCATCGGGTAAAAAGACGCGCCATGGCCAAAAAGAGATATCCGGTCCCCTTCGATGTAAATCATTTCAGAAAAAAGGCCGAACGGGGAGAACGGTATTCGGCGGCGGAAGCCTTTGAATATATCTACCGCGCCAACCACTGGGCTGGAAAGGATTCCGTATCCGGCGAGGGATCGGATCCGCGTCAAACGGCGGAAATCGGAAAAGAGCTGATTGCTATCGTGAAGGAATTCGATGTCCGCGTTCTCCTTGACCTTCCCTGCGGCGATTTCGGCTGGATGAGCGCCCTGGATCTGCCGGTGGACTCCTATATCGGCGGTGACATCGTCGGGGAGCTTATAGAAAAGAACAGAGGGAAGTTCGGGGATGCCAGGAGAACATTCCTGGTCCTGGATCTCATACGGGACCCCCTGCCAGCGGCCGATCTCCTCTTCTGCAGGGATTGCTTCGTGCACCTTTCCTTCGACGACATCATGAAATCCCTGGCCAATATCAGAAAATCTTCTATAAAGTATCTCCTCACCACGACCTTCCCCGAGTGCGATGCCAACGAGGATATCCTCACCGGGGACTGGCGCATCATCAACCTGGAGAAACCGCCATTCAATTTCCCGGAACCCATTTGGCTTATCAACGAAAAATGCACCGAGGGGGAGGGCACCTACGGGGACAAGAGCCTGGGTCTCTGGGAGGTTGCATTGCTCCGTCTTGAATGAGGGGATCATCATTCTGCAAAATATTCCCTGCGCCATGGATTATATTTGATTATTTTCCCGCGTCTCATCCTAATGGTGATTCCTTGTGCATGCAGAACGGTAATACAGTACATATCAGGATTGATAACAATGAACGAAATAGTAAAATCAATCATACTCGGCATCGTGGAGGGGATCACTGAATTCTTGCCCATATCCTCAACGGGGCACCTGATCATTATTAATAGGTTCATCGACTTTACCGGGCCCTTTGCCAAGGTATTCGACGTGGTCATCCAGCTGGGGGCGATCCTCTCGGTGGTGGTCTATTTCTGGAAGAGGCTGGTTCCCTTCGGAAGCCACCTGACCCCGGAGAAGCGGAGCGAGATCATCGACCTCTGGATGAAGACCATCGTCGGCGTCATCCCGGCCCTGGTCCTGGGCGCGGTTTTCGCCGGCGCCATAAAGAAATACCTTTTCAATCCCATCACGGTGGCCGTGGCGCTGATCGTCGGCGGCATTCTGCTCATCTACCTGGAGGGACGGAAGCGGGAAGCGACCATAACCTCGGTGAATAAACTCGGCTACAAAACGGCATTCCTGGTGGGCCTCATACAGTGCCTGGCCATGGTGCCGGGGACCTCGCGTTCGGCGGCCACCATCATCGGCGCTATGTTCCTGGGCACGTCCAGGGTCGTGGCGGCCGAATTCTCATTCTTCCTCGCCATACCGACGATGACCGCGGCATCGGCTTATTCCCTGCTGAAGGCGGACCGGATGCTGACCGGCCAGGAATGGCTGGTCCTGGCCGTGGGCTTTGTCGTTTCCTTCATCGTGGCCCTGGCCGTCATAGCGGGACTGATGAAGTACATTTCGACCAGGGACTTCAAGCCCTTCGGCTATTACCGGATCGTCCTGGGCGTGCTGGTGCTGGTATATTTTCTCCTGATCGCCGGATAACATCAACGAGCATAACCCGGCAAATGAGCCGGACCATAAGAAGTAAAGCCCTGGCGCAAACAGGGCTTTTCTATATCGGTGCATAACAAGATAGCATTTGACATTTTATCTTTTGGGTTGTATGATAACGCAATTACTACTGCAAAGGGATACACTCCATGGATGAAATGCCGAAGATCATTGAAGCCATAAAAAAATCCTTACCCACCCTTAGCCATACCGGGAAGGTGGAGCTCTATAACAATACCGTGCCCCTTTTAAAGAAAGCCATAGAAGCGGGCATTCGTGATGATATTATCAAATGCGCCAATACCTGCCTCTGCTGCCTGGAGGCCGTCATCCTGGACCATACGCTTTCCGAAGTGTTTGAAACAATGATGTCCGAAGCGGTCAAGGCGATGAAGGAGAATGAAAAGTGGCAGGACGCGGCGCTGCGGCTCCTGAAAAAGCGATATCCCGATCTGAATCCTAATTCTGATATTGAGGGGCAGCGTGAGCTGGATATTGCGATACCATGCATCGAGGATTACGGCGATTACTGCGCCTTTACCGGTCTCGCGGCCCAGCTGAACAGCCTTAACGATATAGTGAGCTACTACAACGATCTGTCGTATTATAAAAATGCCGTCGATAACATGATCGAGGTGCTCGAAGCCGGAATGCAGATACGGAAGTTCCTGGAAAAGAATCCCGGCTTTCCCCAGGATGAGCTGAGGGACGAGTTCAAAATAGACAATACCGTGATAAACAAGCTGTGCCAGAAGATGGAGAAATATAAGATTATAAAAAGAGAGAAAACCGGCAACACCTTTGCATTGACTGTTCTTGCGGGGTTGCGATAATTATTGGCGGGGGGACGCGATACATTGGAAAACACGGATAACGTATTTATGAATCCAGAGGTCCTGTTAAAGCTGGTGACGATGCGGATGCCCTTCGGCAAGTACAAGGATTGTATACTCTGCGACCTGCCGGAGCCTTACGTGACCTGGTTTCAGCAGAAAGGGTTTCCCCGGGGCGAGCTGGGGATGCTCCTGGCCACGCTCTACGAGATCAAGCTCAACGGGCTGGAGCATCTGTTGAAGCCGCTGAGGAAAAAATTCTTTTAAAAAAATAATGAGCAATTGAATGGAGGAATATATCGATGAAAAGATATTTTAACGCGGTACTCTACGGCGTAATCATTGCCTTAATGGGAGCGGCAATGCTATTGTCCTGCCCGAAGGTGTGCATGGCAAAGGAATTCGACGCGTCACTCAATGTCATGGGCTATGATCGGAATGTTTCCGTCACTATCAACGGCGTTCATATAGGCCGTATAACAGGGGGGAAATCCCAATCGGTCAGGCTGTTTCTTGCGGACGACCCGCAAATTAAAACACTCTCCCCCGAAATGCAGAAGAAAATGAAGGAGCTTTTCTGCCTCAAGAAAGGCGAAAATACCATCGAGATAACCTTCAGCGAAAAAGGCCGGCCTAAAATACCGGGCCCCTTCACGGTCACCATCGATTCGGGGAACTACAAGGTGCCCGTGCTCCAATACACTAAAAACCCCGATGTTAAAAAAGGAAAGGCAAAGGGGACCTTTGCCATATTTCCCGACGAGCCGGCTGGATTCAAGACGATCGTTTTGCAGTGAGAGGAAAAAACTCCCGGTCCTGGGATCCGGGAGTCATGGCGCCGCATTTTTGAACGGCGCCCCATTGCCGCTGCCTTAACGTATAACCTCGTTTCTGCCCCGGAGGGATTCAACCTCGCTGCTGATGATATCCCGCATTTCTTTCTCTTTCCCGCTGAGCATTAGCGATACCATCTGGATGATGTTCCCGGCTGACAATACTCTCGGCACAAAAACGTAATCCGCGCCTTCCGCGTACATTTTCAGCGCCCGCTCTATGCTTTCAGCGGTAACGATTATTTTTGCGTGGGGTGAGATCTCCTTGATGTGCCGTATGATCCGAAGGTTGTCGGTGCCGACCAGAATCGTGTCCGGTATCGTTGAAATCACGATTTTCGCGTCGTGGATGCCGGCATGGTGGAGCGTGTCGGGATGGCTGATGTCGCCGTAAACGACCTTGATCCCCATGCTCTGGAGGGATTCGTGGATCTCCGGATTGAAATCCACGACTATTATCTTATCCTTGAGGGCTTCGCCCCTATCGTCGCCGCCCCGGTCGATTATTTCATGAAGGAGCGAGCTGGCGGTGCGGTAGAACCCCAGGATGGCTATTTCCTTGCTCTGTTCCGATTCCCCCTCCTGGACCTGCGTCTTGATTTCCCTGAACCCGATTTTTTTCAGGACCAGGGCCACGCCTTTCTGGATCGCGTCATTGTACTTGATCATGTATGTCGATACGATCGACGTGATAACGAACACAAAGATTATGATCGACATGGTGTCCCGCGAAATATGGCCTGCCGAAACGCCGAGTGCAGCGATGACGAGGGAAAATTCGCTGATCTGCGAAAGGTTGATCGGCGTCAGGAGGCTTACCCGCAGGCCATTCCCGAGGGCGTACAGCACCGGGAATATCGCCACGAAACGGGAGAGGATGAGAAAGGCCGAGATTGCGGCGGCAGCGGCCATGATGGACATGTCGGCCAGGGGATTCGGTATTTGCATCCCGAGGGAGACAAAAAAGAGAGTGACGAAGAAATCCCTGATGTTGACGACCTTGGCGATGACATCGAGGTTGTAGGGGAACGTCGATATGGCTATCCCGGCTATGAGCGCTCCCATTTCGAGGGAAAGATTCAGGAATGAAGCGGCGCCGCATACCAGGAAGCACCATCCCAGGGACGATATGAGGACGAGCTCCGGCACCTTGGCCACGGATTTAAAGATTTTCGGCAGGATGTACTTGCTTATGAGCAAGCTCACGGCCACGAGGAGAAAACCTTTGCCGAAGGAAAGCAGGATCTGCAGCACATCGGGATTGGCCAGGTTGGGCTGTATGCCCAGCAGCAGGATCGCCCAGATGTCCTGGAACACCAGGATTCCCAGGGTGAGCCTGCCGGCC harbors:
- a CDS encoding DUF3820 family protein translates to MNPEVLLKLVTMRMPFGKYKDCILCDLPEPYVTWFQQKGFPRGELGMLLATLYEIKLNGLEHLLKPLRKKFF
- a CDS encoding MotA/TolQ/ExbB proton channel family protein: MDVLTNNIIVKGGWVMIPIILGSIVALGLTVERGMLLWKIRLDVKRFTDNIFSLLERGHTDLAIEECAKTEHPIGRVLGVGLAHRGEDPVEIERFMEHTGNEEVAHLEKNMHLFLVIVGVEPMMGFLGTIIGLIGAFMAWEVAGASVTVEKLAGGIYQAMITTAGGLSVAIPYYIIYSIYINRINTIAREMNHYGEKLVHILKNISSRKKK
- a CDS encoding biopolymer transporter ExbD gives rise to the protein MKIKTNSKQFLTLESVAMTDIVMNMFIFFFITFSLLYTFNPQQESKIKVNLPKGMTITKVKGENPLVVSVTAKNEIYVANNKVTEQMLHKELAKYSTDAKKNGVIVKADKRASVDFFVKVLDAAKQAGLNKVSISIELQKKD
- the ispG gene encoding flavodoxin-dependent (E)-4-hydroxy-3-methylbut-2-enyl-diphosphate synthase gives rise to the protein MRRRNKTRQVRAGSLAIGGGAPVSIQTMANVPIERIDEAIAQVRALEAAGAELVRVALRSAEAAELLKKLLPAVTVPISADIHFDHRIALAAIDAGVHKVRINPGNIGNQSGVREVVAAARDRGVPIRIGVNSGSVDRRKFPEVTPESLTASAMEHVAILEENNFSDIVVSIKSSDIGQTVAANELFASTRDYPVHVGLTEAGYGLSCVVQSSVAIGHLLMEGIGDTIRVSMTGDPAEEIIVARKILESAGERRAWVRIVACPTCGRTDPSLDILALAKEVDAAVTARFEKTMMEKGRALHVAVMGCEVNGPGEAKDADAGLAGIRDGRLLLFAKGVKVRVVDYRDAVAALVAEIEKIIG
- a CDS encoding class I SAM-dependent methyltransferase, with amino-acid sequence MAKKRYPVPFDVNHFRKKAERGERYSAAEAFEYIYRANHWAGKDSVSGEGSDPRQTAEIGKELIAIVKEFDVRVLLDLPCGDFGWMSALDLPVDSYIGGDIVGELIEKNRGKFGDARRTFLVLDLIRDPLPAADLLFCRDCFVHLSFDDIMKSLANIRKSSIKYLLTTTFPECDANEDILTGDWRIINLEKPPFNFPEPIWLINEKCTEGEGTYGDKSLGLWEVALLRLE
- a CDS encoding cation:proton antiporter: MIHYFTLAILLLPAVLQAAEQGDSNSSVINGVGIAILAATVMAYIGHRLKQPLLLAYLAAGIIIGPGIGFGLIQNAHDIETISHFGLILLLFLIGLEIDIKKLKESGASLIISGLSQFPISLLIGLGFFLLMGYALNGKYDLLYLAACCSLSSTAIVVKLLYGKFELDTLAGRLTLGILVFQDIWAILLLGIQPNLANPDVLQILLSFGKGFLLVAVSLLISKYILPKIFKSVAKVPELVLISSLGWCFLVCGAASFLNLSLEMGALIAGIAISTFPYNLDVIAKVVNIRDFFVTLFFVSLGMQIPNPLADMSIMAAAAAISAFLILSRFVAIFPVLYALGNGLRVSLLTPINLSQISEFSLVIAALGVSAGHISRDTMSIIIFVFVITSIVSTYMIKYNDAIQKGVALVLKKIGFREIKTQVQEGESEQSKEIAILGFYRTASSLLHEIIDRGGDDRGEALKDKIIVVDFNPEIHESLQSMGIKVVYGDISHPDTLHHAGIHDAKIVISTIPDTILVGTDNLRIIRHIKEISPHAKIIVTAESIERALKMYAEGADYVFVPRVLSAGNIIQMVSLMLSGKEKEMRDIISSEVESLRGRNEVIR
- a CDS encoding undecaprenyl-diphosphate phosphatase; this encodes MNEIVKSIILGIVEGITEFLPISSTGHLIIINRFIDFTGPFAKVFDVVIQLGAILSVVVYFWKRLVPFGSHLTPEKRSEIIDLWMKTIVGVIPALVLGAVFAGAIKKYLFNPITVAVALIVGGILLIYLEGRKREATITSVNKLGYKTAFLVGLIQCLAMVPGTSRSAATIIGAMFLGTSRVVAAEFSFFLAIPTMTAASAYSLLKADRMLTGQEWLVLAVGFVVSFIVALAVIAGLMKYISTRDFKPFGYYRIVLGVLVLVYFLLIAG